Sequence from the Amaranthus tricolor cultivar Red isolate AtriRed21 chromosome 16, ASM2621246v1, whole genome shotgun sequence genome:
CAAGGAATCGGATAACCGgccataaaaataaaagtatagcAAACCGAATAAGACCCGAAGCCTCAAATGCTATAAGCATGAAATATGAAAACGGGTCCGGATTCTTCACAAGTGTTCCTTCTAACTCTGCTATTACTGACTCCATTAATAATTACGTcgttttgattcttttttttctttatcgaATTTGaagaattttaaggtttttaaaggtgTATCAAAGAAATAAGCTGTTTATCAGTTTACAACTACCGTTAGTTTAATTTGCGTCTTCTTCTAAGAGTTTTGGGTGCTTTTTAtagctttttatttatttatttattttatttattttaattatttttatattttctggTGAGATTTTGGGAGCCAATGAATGAAAGGAGAGTACGCAACGCTAAGATATAGATATTGATAACTTAACTCTACCAACCAAGACTATATTAATTAGTATTATAGATTTGTTTTATACTTATGTTGAATTTATTTGGTTTAATTTAAAGTCCACATGGCGGcataatgtatgtataatacATGGGAAATTTATAATTAGGTCACTAACTTGCATACATGATACATGTAAGTACGTATATGTACGATCATATTTTTAGCATTTGAAAATAATTGcttatttattagaaagtgaaaatataatataaagttttaaaattatcACGACAGTGCTTTTAAAGTGACCACTCACTAATTCATTGTTTTTGATTACAGAGTATTAGACtaaggaaataaaaaattaggtgATAAAACTAAACCTGAGTAATTTTAAAGTTGCATTTACTCTCCATCTATAATAATACCCAATTCTCGACTAGCTAATTTATTGATTAGTGGTACAACATTTTTATTAACCTAGAGTTTAATTAGAGATGGTATGGTATTATAAGTTCAAAGAGCTTGTAAAAATAATTGTGATTGGAGTATGTATTACCATCAAATATCCATCATTTAGATATAACTCACTTAACAACTACCATGTAGTGAATAACTAATTCTTGCATTCAAAAATACCTCCACcccattttatatatatatatatatatatatatatatatatatatatatatatatatatatatatatatatatatatatatatatatatatatatatatatatatgtttattttggACATATTCTatataatttcataaaatttagttgtaaaTCCGAAAACTAATCTATAGCTCGAAAAAGTAgataagaaatttgaaattgataggccataaattttttaattttttaaaaatattggtaCCATGAAATTCCATCACCGAAATGTTTTCTAAAATTCCATGCAAAATTAGGTTGGAAAAAATaacaacttttttctttttattttaaaaaacatggTTGTAAAGTTTGTTCAATCCTTTAGTAAAGCAATTTATCTGCCGTGATTATGCaactttattttgaattatgtaaaagaaattttaattcttatttcttagtggaattattttttataataaaatagcTAGGTAGGTAATGGTCGTTAGGAATATAATATAGTTTGGGATATGTCTTAAATTTTTGACTTGTAAATGAGAAAATGAATATGATTAGTAGGTAACCATAAATAGTTTCAACGTTGAAAAAGTTTTTTAAgtcaaattattattgattttaaaattttgtttgtaaTATGTATGTATTGTGTACaagaatatgatgatgatgatgtgtaCAAGAATATGACCtttaataactaattaaattctaaaattaaaaatctaatGGATTGTATAACTAATTTGAAAGGCTCATTCATGGATTTTGATCTATACAATGATGaataacaacaaaatatatatagaaCATGTTAGAGATATTGGCCGGTTTGGCAACAGTtgtttaaactaattatttaagTTAACTGTTAAAGAGATATTTAATgtaaattatttgttatttattggttgtttataagagaaaaatagattaaatgtcaaaaataaataaataaaacttattaaATTGCAAGTATTTTATAGTTGATTAACACATTACctttatttttatcaataaaattaattaattgttttttcatGTCTAATCAACGATTTGTGATCTTAAAGATTAACAAACATGCCTTTTTTAAGTAAAAGATAATCATTCAATAACTTAAATATTGTCTACAacttacattaaaaaacataattagaatattatttttaaattggagGATTAATTTAAGAACCAAGATAAACCATTGTATAAAACAGTCTTAGGCttactctaaatatattaaaaacaaaataaatcaaagttactaaaacatattatattaaatagtgagaatatatttgtttcaaataaaatttagttaTAATTTGTATCAAGTGGTGGAAGGGATTAGTCtattataagtccaattaaAAACGTCCACGTGTTGAAGTATAGGATAGCTTAATCCAATTTCTTGAAGTTGAATGTGACTGAAAATGGCCAAAGGTAGTGAAGATCTTCGAATAAACCTCCAAAACGAACAAAGGATACTAACCGGGGACGGAAGGCAGTCAGGAAAGCCCCTCCGACCCTCAACTCAGACggagattgaatgtgaatatgACAACGGAATTAATTAGAGAGAATTTGGCATAACTTATAATGAATTTTTGGACTTGTTAAACTTATCTCATATAGATTTTTGACGACATTTATAGTATTTGGATTTGTACTGATAATGAAATTAATTGGATCTGCTTTATAAACTGATAATTGATGAAACGAATAGATACATAACTTGAAATTGGATTTCAATGTTTTATTGACTATCTTTAACTTGAGTTTGACTAAGTCATAGGCTTTGTTTGACTAAGTAATGAGGCCCAATTATAATTGGGACCTTCAgcccaaaacaaattaaatagttATTAAAACAAACCTTGGTCTCTCGTTGCAGGAGTATCTCCACCTAGGTGTCTTTGTTGAGCCGGCAGACTCTTTAGCCGTATCCACCTAATTAATGGGCATGAGTTGCCTTCTTTCATCCCTGTTTAGAATCTGAATATAGTTTTTCTATTAATGGGATACACATGGTACTatatataatgatgatgaagatgatgatagaATCATATACTTTCACTGTCCATTGAAATTGCATCATTTTTTCTCAAAAGGTCttacataaatttttgtaatGTTACAATCTCAATAGGAAGGAACCCCAAAGGAGTATTGGATTGCAAAGTTgagtaataaatattaaaaaatataaattaaaattatcatcattaacAAATTAGGAAAATTGTTAAAAGTAACTCAACCTTTACTCAATCCACcgaaataaactcaattattatttaattctaAATAAACACACTTATTTActataattgttgaaaataaattcgACTATTTTTAATCCTAATTGCTTGAGTTACAAAGAAGATTTGAAGATAATTAGAAATAATAGGTAGGCTTACTTTTACCAAATATATCTAATAGGTGaattcatttaaaaataaataaaaagtggatttattttcaataagtcaaaaataattgatttattaaCAAATAATGCAAAAGTTAATTTGGATGCAAGTAACAAAcgaaataaatacaaaatattcAGATCGGATAATTTAGATCAAATGTTTTTGCACAAGTGACCATATACCAAGAGTAATTACtaattatgaaaaaattgaaacaatgagcttttattaaaaaaatacgtCTTCGTGTCCGAGTCTAAGTTAGAACTTGTGCGCCGTTATTAATCGTGAATAAGAGAAGAACATGTTAAAAGTCAATAAAATTTACCAAaattttgttcgttgttaataaTAGGGAACAAAATCaagacaatgtcataacgttGAACagtagaaaaaaaaaggatagtTCCTTGTTCAACGAACCAAGCAATTCATTTatgtttttgtcatttttaaagttatgatattattatccttttgttcgttgttagtaacaacgaataaaGTCGTGAAAAATTCTTTTAACTTTTAACATTGAGCAAACCCTAATATTAGAATCGGacaattttagaaattaaaattgctcaaacttattttgaaattttttttttttaaaaaaaggtcaCTACTTTCAATTGTTCTACTAACTATAGTGTTAAATTTTGTACTAACAATTGTCATTGGACTTGATTAAATACGAGCAACAATTAactaggaaaatttgaaaataataagcaaatttagataaaaaaaaagtcaaaaaatatgTTTGGagtaaacttatttcaaaaaataaatgccTCCCAATCCAATGCTAAATGTTGGATATGTCTGCATTTAACAATAGCAGTCATTACTAAGGATGAGTTAATAAAATCGGCCAAAGAATCATTCATTGTTACTAATAGTGGGCCATTACTTAAGCTGAGTCAACAAAATTCAGCCAAGTAAACGGCCGCTCTTACTAACAGGGGGCAATTTagttgacttttgttgactttttGATTGTTGTTAAATTTAGATGTTAATGGCCctctgttagtaacaacggCCGATTGCTAACCACACTTCTTTTGACTTAGCTTTAGTAATGGCCCGCTGTTAGTAATGGCCctctgttagtaacagcgaacaaaaacaACCCTTAGCATTAGGCTGAAGGACACTTATTTTTGAATATAAGTTTAACCGAAGTAATTATGAATTTCTtttgcaaaaaatgcttatttaTTCCTAATTTTCACTAACTAGTGGGCCTCGCCCAAATTTGGAGCGCCTTCATGGCAAAAGTCTGGAATTATTTGAAAACGTTATCACAAATTATTAGGAAATATtgtgaaagattgaaaaaaatgagattatttatctacttaatttcaaatataagaTTGGGGAAAatttatgtcccaaaataagcttccgtacatccaatcCTAGCTTCGGgtagagtcgctgttagtaacagcgaaagtgaaaaaaaaaaaaattaaaagcccaaagtcgctgttagtaacagcgacctaaaaaaaaataaaaaattaaaagcccaaagtcgctgttactaacagcaactaaaaaaaaaaaaattttttttttatttttttataatttaagtcgctgttaatagtaataaaaaaaaagagtatgggtctaaaacaaaaactaaaaagaaactCTCAGTTTCAAAATTCTCATCATTTTTTACAAAATCCAAATCAGGAGATCTTGGGTCTAAACTTGTGGGTACTCTATTTGGGTATAGACGTGGGCATGTTCATATTGCATTTCAACAAAACCCTAAAACTACACCTGCTTTTTTGATTGAGCTTTCTACTCCTACTAGTGTTCTTGTTAGAGAAATGGCTTCTGGGTTAGTAAGGGTTGCATTGGAATGTGAtaaaaagtgggataaaaaagGGATGAAATTGTTGGAAGAGCCTCTTTGGAGGGCTTATTGTAATGGGAAAAAGTGTGGGTATGCTTTGTGCCGGGATTGTGGGCCCCATGAGTGGCGGGTGTTACAATCTTTGGGGCCCATTACGATGGGGGCGGGTGTTTTGCCCGGCGGAGCCGACGTAGAGGAGGATGgttagggctgcacacggtccggtctggtctggtttgacagaaaaatcagaccagaccagaaattccggtctggaaatttttcagaccagaccagaccagtcaaaagaccagaccggaccagaacggtctggtctggtctggtctggtctacggttttttttttttttttgaaatttttttgattgagtgagaatctaagataaacgataatttgtaaacaaaatacatcatcaaatccaaaatacatcatcatcaaatacCAACATTGCAAACTACAGATATACCTCTATTGCAAATtacatattaacattcaacatatcaaaCGCTTTAGTCTACAATTGATCATCGACATTGCAAACTACAATTGATCATCAACAATCTATTTAGTCTACAAACgagtaataccaacatattaacattcaacataccaaacgagtaataccaacaagtttaacattcaacatattaTACGCTTTAAGAATCTAACTAACTCAAATTTTTCTAACTCACTTCCATTTCAATCTCAATTTACAGATATACCTCTATAGGAAGTATATATGATACAGTTCCAAATAAGTTTCTGTGTATTAGTGATTCCTTCAGCAGTAAAATGGAATGTAGGCCAGCGCACATGCTTGCAGACGGAAGATTAGAAAGAGCTGGGAGAGCAAGGAAATCTACACATGGGTCTCACAGAGTCACAGTAATCATCAAAACAGCCCATATCCAGTAATCATCAAAACAGAAGAATAGAAGATATCCAGTAATTCATAAACCACTTCAAAGCAATGCAAAAACTGAAGTTATGTCGAAGAATAGAAGATTCAAAGcaatttataattaacaataaaaaaattagttacgTCGAAGAAGAAATGGTGGatgaaacaaaaaccctaaaaatcaaaaactgataaaaaaaaccctaaaaaccctaaaaatcaaaaaaatcaaccaatatacttacattacgagattctacacttgattccgtggtgaatggtgagattggagaatgaagaaCCACAGAAGCCTCGAAGAACCACTGAAGCAGAGGCGTTTGTCGACTGTCGAGTGTCGACTGTCGATGCTTGAAGAGCTGAAGGAACTAGGAAGCGAGGCGAGGCGACTGTGTCTGTCGACTCAGGCGAGGCGAGGCGAGGAAGAGAGAAGAATGGGAGAAGGAAGCACCGAAGCAGTCAAGCAGAAGGAAATAAGGATTTAGGAATATAAGCCGGCCTTAAATCTAATCCCTATTCAGTATTCCCTAGACCATTTGAGTTTATTACGGTttattggtccggtttggtctacaaaataaaaaaccgggaccggaccgtaaaaccgtttaaaaaaaaaaaaaccggaccagaccattcagatcgtagaccagaccaaatagttaaattacggtttggtccggtttggtttacggtttagaccaaactgtGTTCAGCCCTAAGGATGGTAATGGTGTTCAGTTTGAGGGGGAGTTGATGTATATGAGAGCTAAATTTGAGAGGATTGTCGGATCTGAAGATTCGGAAGCGTTTTAACAAcgacttaaattaaaaaaaaaaaaaaaaatttttttatttgctgttagtaacagcgactttgggcttttaatttttttttttaggtcgctgttactaacagcgactttgggcttttaattttttttttttttcactttcgctgttactaacagcgactctacCCGAAGCTAGgattggatgtacggaagcttattttgggacataagttttccccaatcttatatttggaattaagtagataaataatctcatttttttcaaattttcaaatattgtCTTATAATGAGACCAAATACATATGGACCGACTCATTTTTAATTTGGtggttttttaattgttttctaTCGCTTGGTTGTGATCAATTTTTGACCTAAAGTTAAtcgattttaatcttaaagtgatcaatttcgaCTTGAAGTATATAccataaattaatcaattataatatgttaaagtgattaattttaacctaaaaatgatcaattctaACCTTAAGTGATCGATTTCAAGTATATAACCTTAAATGAATTGTTTTTGACCTTTTTAAGgtgatcaattttaaccttaaagtggTCCATTTTGACCATAAAGTGATAAGTTAAAAACTAATAagttgatgaagtgatcaactTTAACATTAGAGCGGACAACTTTAACATGATAACTAATAAGTTTAAAAATGgtcaattacaatcttaaaatgatcattaatgcttgtagTGCTAAATTTTAAGTCATTACATGTATAGTGATCAATTACAAGGAGTTTAATCTTACATGGCttcattataatcttaaagatatataattttaaagtgattaattttgacCATCAAGtaactaattataaataaatagttgTAACTTTTAAAgacatcaattttaattttgatgttatcaattatgaccttaaattaATCTATTTAGTGATCGTGTattgtaatttttctataaatatcaAAATTGGGTATATTAAACTACACTTGTATGTTTCACCGTAAAATGATCTCTTGCTTGTTGAACAAAATAATGACACATAACTTTAAACATTATGTATGATTTTTCcaactttaatttaatataaaaaaagttctttagtcacaataataaattttgtaacattgtaaattgagaaaaaataatacatattttGACAAGCGattttgtgaaaattttcaaattttatgtttaaattaaataatataattaaataattttaagtttaaaatataatttaatttaataattaaaattgatttatatCCTTATTGGTTCTTACGAATGCTTGTTAGCAAGATCCTAAATTTAATTCGATTTGATTTTAATGTTAATAAAAGTAAGTCaatctctatttttttttagtatactTATAAATTTAGTATGTGTTAAGAGATAAGTTCGAAAAATTGTAAAgaaattcaattcaattttaattatatttatggtTAATTTGGTATACAGAGATTTAATTCACATATTTTTAATTCAAGTGAACAAATTCTAAGTGATATGTTTAGTTTAATCCTTTTTTTGTACGATTTATTTTCACATAAAATTCGCATGagatttaaatttttaggaACTTCTATTtaagaacaaattttttttatgactgGTTCAGGTTAGGATAGAACTCCTAAAATTCATTTAGTATGTGTAAATAAGTTCAAAAGATTGTAAAGAAATTcaatttgatattaattatttttatggtTAATTTGGTACAAAGATTTAATTCGCGTATTTCAATTAAAGTGAACAAATTCTAAGTGATTAAGTctagtttatttttcttttagtgTGGTTTATATTTCGCATAAAATTCTCATAAGTTTCAAATTTTTAGCAACTTCTACTTAAAAGTGGATCTTTTTTATGACTGATTTAGGTTAGGATCGAACTCCTAAAATTTATTTAGTATGTGTAGCTAAGTTTAAAAGATTATAATGAAATTcaatttgatattaattatttttatggtTAATTTGGtacaaagaaatttaattcaCATATTTCAATTCAAGTGAACAAATTCTAAGTGATTaaatgttgtttattttttctttttgtgtgGTTTATATTTCGCATAAGATTTAAATTTTTAGCAATTTCTACTTTAAAACGGATTTTCTTTATGACTGATTCAAGTTCTGGTCAAACTtctaaaatttatttgaaattttatatcgAATTGGTCACTCCATAAAAATCCTACAAGATCGTGATTCATCACTACTTTAACTCTATATCAAAGAAAACTTACTATAAATAGCAATACATGAAACACCTCAAAATAGAAACTAAAAAAGTAAGTAATACTTCTATTCTATAGAGtacatacttttttttattccttTGAGTTTgctattaatagtaattttttaatatattggtATTTACGTATGTTGTAATTTAATGAGGATGGAGAGAACAATAAACATTTAtcattgtttaattatttaatgaTTAATGATAGGTTAACTTTCAAAAACAATCCccaaaaaaattgcaaaattaattatcaattcttttataaacaaattaaaaaccctaaactATAGGAAACTTACCCCGGCAATGTCTGTAGACTAGATTTAATCTCCACCGCTCATCGTCTTTTATCTAACGTCTCACATCTCTCCTTTTCTTATGCTTATCACTCTCTGTCTCTCTTaaactttctctctcttcttcactctctttttcttttcttcatttttaCATCATCAATGGcaataaaaccctaattcttGGAATTTATTGATCTTTTTTACTTTTCCCCAATTGTTCGTTGTTTTAGTTCGTATTTCTTCATTCGAATTACtaagttataaatttttttgttttcttgagTTTCGTAAGTTTTTTGTGGTTTCTTGAGTGAATGGAATAATAACAGAGATGTATAGGAGCATGGCATCAGAAGGAGAACGATCGTTCAATAATGGAGAAAAAGATTTAGATATGTTGTTAAAAGAGAGAGAATTGGGTTTCGACATTTTCCGAAGTCCATCAGCGCCGCCAACAATCGAAGGTAACAGTATCGGAGTTTCATTTTCCGAAGATAATGGTGGCGTCGGTGGAGTTTCACGTGAAGTGTCGGAAAATGAGTATAGGTCTGATCCAGCTTACATTAACTACTACTATTCGAATGTTAATTTAAATCCTAGGTTACCACCGCCATTGCTGTCTAAGGAAGATTGGAGGTTCTCTCAAAGGTGGAGTGGTGGGCCTGAACCTGGGCTGGGAGGGATTGGTGATCGGAGGAAAGTGTCTGGGGGTAGTAATAACAGGGATGAACATGAAGAGT
This genomic interval carries:
- the LOC130802426 gene encoding protein MIZU-KUSSEI 1-like, with the translated sequence MAKGSEDLRINLQNEQRILTGDGRQSGKPLRPSTQTEIESKKKLSVSKFSSFFTKSKSGDLGSKLVGTLFGYRRGHVHIAFQQNPKTTPAFLIELSTPTSVLVREMASGLVRVALECDKKWDKKGMKLLEEPLWRAYCNGKKCGYALCRDCGPHEWRVLQSLGPITMGAGVLPGGADDGNGVQFEGELMYMRAKFERIVGSEDSEAF